One genomic segment of Helicobacter enhydrae includes these proteins:
- a CDS encoding DUF2156 domain-containing protein, with product MKFEPIDLGHRELILSFQQDVELPLSDFNFANLLIWHNAREISFCVIEDALILRSQYPNQKPYYFYPQGTSPRNALQRLIETERDLYFKSLTFAQTQELEALYPQRFDISQTPEHFDYIYNVSELIALSGRKYHKKKNHLNKFLQTYPHFVFEEVSLANSAELVQTYAQWYEANPHKDEALRAEKEGIETLLKHWEVLSKPNAQGLFGLKGGILRLDGEIIAFALGEALSTQSVVIHIEKANIAYVGIYQAINQQFLANVWHQYLWVNREEDLGLEGLRKAKLSYQPTQLLHKYSAASRL from the coding sequence ATGAAATTTGAACCCATTGATTTAGGACATAGAGAGCTTATTTTGAGCTTCCAGCAAGATGTGGAGTTGCCACTATCAGATTTTAATTTTGCAAATTTATTGATTTGGCACAATGCGAGGGAGATTAGTTTTTGCGTGATTGAGGATGCTTTGATTCTTAGGAGCCAATACCCCAATCAGAAGCCTTATTATTTTTATCCTCAAGGCACATCTCCACGAAACGCCTTGCAACGCTTGATAGAAACAGAGCGAGATTTGTATTTCAAATCTCTCACTTTTGCACAAACCCAAGAGCTTGAGGCACTTTATCCCCAAAGGTTTGACATCTCCCAAACCCCAGAGCATTTTGACTATATTTACAATGTTTCTGAGCTTATCGCACTCTCAGGACGCAAATACCACAAAAAAAAGAATCATCTCAACAAGTTTTTGCAGACTTATCCTCATTTTGTGTTTGAGGAAGTTTCTCTTGCCAATAGTGCAGAGCTTGTGCAAACCTATGCCCAGTGGTATGAGGCAAACCCTCACAAAGACGAGGCATTGCGTGCAGAAAAAGAGGGGATTGAGACTTTGCTCAAACATTGGGAGGTTTTGTCCAAGCCAAACGCTCAAGGGCTTTTTGGGCTCAAGGGTGGGATTTTGCGTTTGGATGGAGAGATCATCGCATTTGCTTTGGGTGAGGCATTGAGCACACAAAGCGTGGTGATACATATCGAAAAAGCCAATATTGCTTATGTGGGGATTTATCAGGCAATCAACCAACAATTTTTGGCAAATGTTTGGCACCAGTATTTGTGGGTCAATCGCGAGGAGGATTTGGGGCTTGAGGGTTTGCGTAAAGCAAAGCTTAGCTATCAGCCCACGCAACTCCTCCACAAATACTCCGCTGCATCACGCCTATGA
- a CDS encoding chorismate mutase, with protein sequence MNLTKLRVEIDKIDDEILELLKKRIEIAKQIGILKREQKQEIIDLQRERRIIERLSQDDIFSQAEIASIYQEIFRLTKAYQKGKDEI encoded by the coding sequence ATGAATCTAACAAAGCTTAGAGTAGAGATTGACAAAATCGACGATGAGATACTAGAGCTTCTCAAAAAACGCATTGAAATCGCCAAGCAAATCGGCATTCTCAAACGAGAGCAAAAACAAGAAATCATTGATTTACAAAGAGAGCGTAGGATTATCGAGCGTCTATCCCAAGATGATATATTTTCTCAAGCAGAGATTGCTTCAATCTATCAAGAGATTTTTCGCCTAACAAAAGCCTATCAGAAAGGAAAAGATGAAATTTGA